The following proteins are co-located in the Neisseria sp. Marseille-Q6792 genome:
- the nusA gene encoding transcription termination factor NusA — protein MSREILQLAEALASEKNVDAEVVFQALEFALSSAAKKKADREHMDVRVQINRDTGEYQTFRRWLIVADEDYTYPDIEKTIEEIQEEIPGTTIQIGEYYEEQLPNEGFGRQAAQTAKQIILQRIRDAEREQNLNEFLAVKEDIVTGTVKRVERHGIIVEIIAGKLDALIPRDQTIPRENFRSGDRIRALFLRVDEIGNTGRKQVILSRTSGDFLAKLYANEVPEISDGMLEIRAVARDPGQRAKVAVKANDQRIDPQGTCIGVRGSRVNAVSNELSGERIDVVLWSPEPAQFVMGALSPAEVSRIVIDEEKHAVDVIVSEDQLALAIGRGGQNVRLASELTGWQLNIMTSAEADERNAAEDAAIRRLFMNHLNVDEETADVLVQEGFATLEEVAYVPAAELLAIEGFDEEIVDMLRNRARDAILTMAIAAEEKLGEVSDDMRSLEGVDADMLLKLAEAGITTRDDLAELSVDELIEITGVNEETAKAVILTAREHWFTEDK, from the coding sequence ATGAGTCGTGAAATATTACAGCTGGCAGAAGCTCTGGCAAGTGAAAAAAATGTTGACGCGGAAGTCGTATTCCAAGCCTTGGAATTCGCACTCTCTAGCGCAGCCAAGAAAAAGGCAGACCGCGAACACATGGATGTCCGCGTACAAATCAACCGCGACACCGGCGAATACCAAACCTTCCGCCGCTGGCTGATTGTGGCCGATGAAGACTATACCTACCCCGATATTGAAAAAACCATCGAGGAAATCCAAGAAGAAATTCCCGGCACAACCATCCAAATCGGCGAATACTACGAGGAGCAGCTGCCTAACGAAGGTTTCGGCCGCCAAGCCGCGCAAACCGCCAAACAAATCATCCTGCAACGTATCCGCGATGCCGAACGCGAACAAAACCTGAACGAATTTCTCGCCGTCAAAGAAGACATCGTTACCGGCACGGTCAAACGGGTAGAACGCCATGGCATCATCGTTGAAATTATTGCCGGCAAACTGGATGCACTGATTCCGCGCGACCAAACCATCCCCCGCGAAAACTTCCGCAGCGGCGACCGTATCCGCGCACTTTTCCTTCGCGTGGACGAAATCGGCAATACCGGCCGGAAACAAGTCATTTTGAGCCGTACCAGCGGCGACTTTCTGGCCAAACTCTATGCCAACGAAGTCCCCGAAATTTCAGACGGCATGTTGGAAATCCGCGCAGTCGCACGCGACCCGGGCCAACGCGCCAAAGTTGCCGTCAAAGCCAACGACCAACGCATCGACCCGCAAGGCACCTGTATCGGCGTACGCGGTTCACGCGTCAATGCCGTCAGCAACGAATTGTCCGGCGAACGCATCGATGTCGTCCTCTGGTCTCCTGAGCCTGCCCAATTCGTTATGGGCGCACTCTCCCCTGCCGAAGTCAGCCGTATTGTCATCGACGAGGAAAAACATGCCGTCGACGTCATCGTTTCCGAAGATCAACTTGCGCTTGCCATCGGACGCGGCGGTCAAAACGTTCGACTGGCATCGGAACTGACCGGCTGGCAGCTCAACATTATGACTTCCGCCGAGGCAGACGAACGCAATGCGGCAGAAGATGCCGCCATCCGCCGCCTGTTTATGAATCACTTGAACGTGGACGAAGAAACTGCCGACGTACTGGTTCAGGAAGGTTTCGCAACATTGGAAGAAGTCGCCTATGTTCCTGCAGCCGAACTGCTTGCCATTGAAGGATTTGACGAAGAAATCGTCGATATGCTCCGCAACCGCGCCCGCGATGCCATTCTGACCATGGCGATTGCCGCCGAAGAAAAACTGGGCGAAGTATCCGATGATATGCGCAGCCTGGAAGGTGTGGATGCCGATATGCTGCTCAAACTCGCCGAAGCCGGCATTACCACACGCGACGACTTGGCAGAACTGTCCGTCGATGAGCTGATTGAAATTACCGGTGTCAATGAAGAAACCGCAAAAGCCGTCATCCTGACCGCACGCGAACACTGGTTTACCGAAGACAAATAA
- the infB gene encoding translation initiation factor IF-2, with translation MSNTTVEQFAAELKRPVDDLLKQLKEAGVSKTSGSDSLTLDDKQLLNAYLTKKNGSNGGTISIRRTKTEVSTIDGVKVETRKRGRTVNIPSPEELVAQAKASQVQAPPAQAEKTTEDAAKAESESAARAEARAKAEAEAAKLKAAKSGSKTKPAAQENKTAEDMPKPASDKPKPVAGNKAAPSDKVPSGKTAESTPKQDKGSKGKEAKKPAKPVEPAIPQPVVSAEEQAQRDEEARRAAALRAHQEALLREKQERQARREAIKQQAEQQAKTSPETKTAGQRTAKPAEKTQAAASASENKPLNPSKAKKEDRYNRDDEGQGRNTKGKGGKGGRDRNNARNGDDERVRGGKKGKKLKLEPNQHAFQAPTEPVVHEVLVPETITVADLAHKMAVKGVEVVKALMKMGMMVTINQSIDQDTALIVVEELGHIGKPAAADDPEAFLDEGAEAVEAEALPRPPVVTVMGHVDHGKTSLLDYIRRAKVVQGEAGGITQHIGAYHVKTPRGVITFLDTPGHEAFTAMRARGAKATDIVILVVAADDGVMPQTIEAIAHAKAAGVPIVVAVNKIDKDTANPERIRQELTQHEVIPDDWGGTVQFIDVSAKKGTNIDALLEAVLLEAEVLELTAPVDAPAKGIIVEARLDKGRGAVATLLVQSGTLKKGDMLLAGTAFGKIRAMVDENGKSITEAGPSIPVEILGLSDVPNAGEDAMVLADEKKAREIALFRQGKYRDVRLAKQQAAKLENMFNNMGETQAQSLSVIIKADVQGSYEALAGSLKKLSTGEVKVNVLHSGVGGITESDVNLAIASGAFIIGFNVRADASSRKLAENENVEIRYYNIIYDAIDDVKAAMSGMLSPEEKEQVTGTVEIRQVISVSKVGNIAGCMVTDGVVKRDSHVRLIRNNVVIHTGELASLKRYKDDVKEVRMGFECGLMIKGYNEIMEGDQLECFDIIEVARTL, from the coding sequence ATGAGTAACACAACCGTAGAACAATTTGCCGCCGAACTGAAACGCCCGGTCGACGACCTGCTGAAACAGTTGAAAGAAGCCGGCGTCAGCAAAACCAGCGGCAGCGATTCCCTGACACTGGACGACAAACAGCTTCTAAACGCCTACCTGACCAAGAAAAACGGCAGCAACGGCGGTACTATCAGCATCCGTCGCACCAAGACCGAAGTCAGCACCATCGACGGCGTAAAAGTTGAAACACGCAAACGTGGACGCACCGTCAACATTCCATCCCCTGAAGAGCTGGTAGCGCAGGCAAAAGCCTCACAGGTCCAAGCACCTCCGGCTCAGGCAGAAAAAACGACGGAAGATGCGGCCAAAGCAGAAAGCGAATCTGCCGCACGCGCAGAAGCACGCGCCAAAGCAGAAGCGGAAGCGGCAAAACTGAAAGCGGCAAAATCCGGCAGCAAAACCAAGCCTGCCGCTCAGGAAAACAAAACTGCCGAAGACATGCCGAAACCCGCCTCCGACAAACCCAAACCTGTTGCAGGAAACAAAGCAGCTCCTTCCGACAAAGTACCGTCCGGGAAAACAGCCGAATCCACACCGAAACAAGATAAAGGCAGCAAAGGCAAAGAAGCAAAAAAACCGGCAAAACCGGTCGAACCCGCCATCCCGCAGCCTGTAGTCAGTGCGGAAGAACAGGCGCAACGCGATGAGGAGGCGCGTCGTGCCGCAGCGTTGCGCGCACATCAAGAAGCCCTATTAAGAGAGAAACAGGAACGTCAGGCACGTCGTGAAGCCATAAAACAACAAGCAGAGCAACAGGCAAAAACCTCACCGGAAACCAAAACCGCGGGGCAGCGTACAGCAAAACCCGCTGAAAAAACGCAGGCTGCCGCTTCTGCAAGCGAAAACAAACCCCTCAATCCGTCAAAAGCAAAAAAAGAAGACCGCTACAACCGTGATGACGAAGGCCAGGGCCGCAATACCAAAGGCAAAGGCGGTAAAGGCGGACGTGACCGCAACAATGCGCGCAATGGCGACGACGAGCGCGTACGCGGCGGCAAAAAAGGCAAAAAACTCAAACTCGAGCCGAACCAACACGCCTTCCAAGCACCAACCGAACCCGTCGTTCATGAAGTTTTGGTTCCCGAAACCATTACCGTTGCCGACTTGGCGCACAAAATGGCCGTTAAAGGCGTGGAAGTGGTCAAAGCCCTGATGAAGATGGGCATGATGGTAACCATCAACCAATCTATCGACCAAGACACTGCCCTGATTGTGGTGGAAGAACTCGGACATATCGGTAAACCTGCCGCTGCCGACGATCCCGAAGCCTTCTTGGACGAAGGCGCGGAAGCAGTGGAAGCCGAAGCATTGCCGCGTCCGCCCGTCGTTACCGTCATGGGACACGTCGACCACGGCAAAACCTCGCTGCTGGACTACATCCGCCGCGCCAAAGTGGTACAGGGCGAAGCAGGCGGCATTACGCAGCACATTGGCGCGTACCACGTCAAAACGCCGCGCGGCGTGATTACCTTCTTGGACACCCCGGGCCACGAAGCCTTTACCGCCATGCGCGCACGCGGTGCGAAAGCAACCGACATCGTGATTCTTGTGGTTGCCGCCGACGACGGCGTGATGCCGCAAACCATCGAAGCCATTGCACATGCCAAAGCGGCAGGCGTTCCGATTGTGGTTGCCGTCAATAAAATCGATAAAGACACTGCCAACCCCGAACGCATCCGTCAGGAACTGACCCAACACGAAGTTATCCCCGACGATTGGGGCGGCACCGTACAGTTTATTGACGTATCCGCCAAAAAAGGAACGAACATCGATGCATTGCTCGAAGCCGTCTTGCTCGAAGCCGAAGTCTTGGAGCTGACAGCTCCCGTCGATGCGCCCGCCAAAGGCATCATCGTCGAGGCGCGCTTGGACAAAGGCCGCGGTGCGGTTGCCACCCTCTTGGTACAAAGCGGTACGCTGAAAAAAGGCGATATGCTGCTGGCCGGTACGGCATTCGGCAAAATCCGTGCGATGGTTGACGAAAACGGCAAATCCATTACCGAAGCCGGCCCGTCCATCCCCGTCGAAATCCTCGGCTTGTCCGACGTACCGAATGCGGGTGAAGACGCGATGGTATTGGCGGACGAGAAAAAAGCGCGCGAAATCGCCCTCTTCCGCCAAGGCAAATACCGCGACGTGCGCCTTGCCAAACAGCAGGCGGCGAAGCTGGAAAATATGTTCAACAATATGGGCGAAACCCAGGCCCAATCTTTGTCGGTCATCATCAAGGCAGACGTGCAGGGCTCTTACGAGGCTTTGGCGGGCAGCCTGAAAAAACTGTCCACAGGCGAAGTGAAAGTGAACGTGTTGCACAGCGGCGTGGGCGGCATTACCGAATCTGATGTCAACCTTGCCATCGCTTCGGGCGCGTTCATTATCGGCTTTAACGTACGTGCAGATGCTTCTTCACGTAAGCTGGCCGAAAATGAAAACGTGGAAATCCGCTACTACAACATCATCTACGATGCCATCGACGACGTGAAGGCGGCGATGAGCGGCATGCTCTCTCCCGAAGAGAAAGAACAGGTTACCGGTACGGTCGAAATCCGTCAGGTCATCTCCGTTTCCAAGGTCGGCAATATTGCAGGCTGTATGGTTACCGACGGCGTGGTCAAACGCGATTCCCATGTCCGCCTCATCCGCAACAACGTGGTCATCCACACGGGCGAACTGGCTTCGTTGAAACGCTATAAAGACGACGTCAAAGAAGTCCGTATGGGCTTTGAGTGCGGTCTGATGATTAAAGGCTACAACGAAATCATGGAAGGCGACCAACTCGAATGTTTCGACATCATCGAAGTTGCCCGCACCCTGTAA
- a CDS encoding GTPase/DUF3482 domain-containing protein, protein MSKQPLSLAVVGHTNTGKTSLLRTLLRDSGFGEVRNAPSTTRYVEEAAISDGADMLVFLYDTPGLEDAGGVLEWLETHTDTRSDGIERLQQFLGSHGAHHDFNQEAKVLRQLLQSDMALYVIDAREPVLDKYRDELTILSWCAKPVMPVFNFTGGQLPEAWTTMLARRNLHVFSGFDTVAFDFEGELDLWNKLATMLPQHEVIDRLTATRRREWTRLDKEARREIADFLLDAAAFRQEVDENEDTATVLQTMQAEIRQLERQMQQRLFALYRFYHSEIDGGDWMPQAFRQDPFDSELLKQYGIRTGTGAATGALIGLGLDIATLGGSLGLGTAIGGFLGGILPNTRTISDKLAGRQTLHTDPETLTLLAARALDLLHVLQTRGHAAQSQVELNSRKAPWDAARLPPELNKARSHWKWSSLNTHRPETSRAERAGYVEKLQIRLSGKYSELNLNQDKAASRRQYK, encoded by the coding sequence ATGAGCAAACAACCCCTTTCCCTCGCCGTCGTGGGACACACCAACACCGGCAAAACCTCGCTCCTTCGTACTCTGTTGCGCGACAGCGGTTTCGGCGAAGTCAGAAACGCCCCATCAACCACACGCTATGTCGAAGAAGCCGCCATCAGCGACGGCGCGGACATGCTGGTTTTCCTGTATGACACGCCCGGACTTGAAGACGCGGGCGGCGTTTTGGAATGGCTGGAAACCCATACGGATACGCGTTCAGACGGTATCGAGCGGCTGCAACAGTTTCTCGGCAGCCACGGCGCGCATCATGATTTCAACCAAGAAGCCAAAGTGCTGCGGCAGCTTCTGCAAAGCGACATGGCGTTGTACGTCATCGACGCGCGCGAACCCGTCCTCGACAAATATCGGGATGAATTGACCATCCTTTCATGGTGCGCCAAGCCGGTCATGCCCGTGTTCAACTTTACCGGCGGGCAGCTTCCCGAAGCATGGACAACCATGCTGGCGCGGAGAAACTTGCACGTTTTCTCTGGGTTTGACACCGTCGCCTTCGATTTTGAAGGCGAATTGGATTTATGGAATAAACTCGCCACCATGTTGCCGCAGCATGAAGTCATCGACCGCCTGACCGCCACCCGCCGCCGCGAATGGACGCGTCTGGACAAAGAAGCGCGCCGCGAAATCGCCGATTTCCTGCTCGATGCCGCCGCTTTCAGGCAGGAAGTGGACGAAAACGAGGATACCGCCACCGTGCTGCAAACCATGCAGGCGGAAATACGCCAACTCGAACGGCAGATGCAGCAGCGGCTGTTTGCCCTCTACCGTTTCTACCACAGCGAAATCGACGGCGGCGACTGGATGCCGCAAGCCTTCCGCCAAGACCCGTTCGACAGCGAATTGCTCAAACAATACGGCATCCGCACCGGCACGGGCGCGGCAACCGGCGCGCTCATCGGTTTGGGGCTGGACATCGCCACACTCGGCGGCTCGCTCGGATTGGGTACGGCAATCGGCGGCTTTTTGGGCGGTATCCTGCCCAATACCCGCACCATTTCCGACAAACTCGCAGGCCGCCAAACCTTGCACACCGACCCTGAAACCCTGACCCTGCTCGCCGCCCGCGCCCTCGATTTGCTCCACGTCCTGCAAACGCGCGGCCACGCGGCGCAATCGCAAGTCGAGTTGAACAGCCGCAAAGCACCATGGGACGCCGCCAGACTCCCGCCCGAACTCAACAAAGCCCGCAGTCATTGGAAATGGTCGTCGCTCAATACGCACCGCCCCGAAACCAGCCGCGCCGAACGCGCCGGATATGTGGAGAAACTTCAAATCCGCCTGTCGGGAAAATATAGTGAATTAAATTTAAATCAGGACAAGGCGGCGAGCCGCAGACAGTACAAATAG
- a CDS encoding DUF2868 domain-containing protein has product MLNPSRKLVELVRILEEGSFIFSGDPVQATEALRRVDGSTEEKIIRRAEMIDRNRMLRDTLERVRAGSFWLWLAAAMFTFFTGFSGAYLLMDSQGLNFFLILAGVLGMNTLMLAVWLATLFLRVKVGRFFSSPATWFRGKDPVNQAVLRLYADEWRQPSVRWKIGATSHSLWLCTLLGMLVSVLLLLLVRQYTFNWESTLLGDSSSVRLVEMLAWLPSKLGFPVPDARAVVEGRLNGNIADARAWSGLLVGSIACYGILPRLLAWVVCKILLKTSENGLDLEKPYYQAVIRRWQTQIVDADTCRETVSAVSPKIVLNDAPKWAVMLETEWHEGTWFTGRLAQEWLDKGVAANREQVAALEAELKQKPAQLLIGVRAQTVPDRGVLRQIVRLSEAAQGGAVVQLLAEQGLSDGLSETLEHWRNALSGYGAAWLEPDRAAQEGRLKDQ; this is encoded by the coding sequence ATGTTGAATCCATCCCGAAAACTGGTTGAGCTGGTCCGTATTTTGGAAGAAGGCAGTTTTATTTTCAGCGGCGATCCCGTGCAGGCGACGGAGGCTTTGCGCCGTGTGGACGGCAGTACGGAGGAAAAAATCATCCGTCGGGCGGAGATGATCGACAGGAACCGTATGCTGCGGGACACGTTGGAACGTGTGCGTGCGGGGTCGTTCTGGTTGTGGCTGGCAGCAGCGATGTTTACATTTTTTACCGGTTTTTCCGGTGCGTATCTTCTGATGGACAGCCAAGGGCTGAATTTCTTCCTGATTTTGGCGGGCGTGTTGGGCATGAATACGCTGATGTTGGCGGTATGGTTGGCAACGTTGTTCCTGCGCGTGAAAGTGGGGCGGTTTTTCAGCAGTCCGGCGACGTGGTTTCGGGGCAAAGACCCTGTAAATCAGGCGGTGTTGCGGCTGTATGCGGACGAGTGGCGGCAACCTTCGGTACGTTGGAAAATAGGCGCAACGTCGCACAGCCTGTGGCTCTGCACGCTGCTCGGAATGCTGGTGTCGGTATTGTTGCTGCTTTTGGTGCGGCAATATACGTTCAACTGGGAAAGCACGCTGTTGGGCGATTCGTCTTCGGTACGGCTGGTGGAAATGTTGGCATGGCTGCCGTCGAAACTCGGTTTCCCTGTCCCCGATGCGCGGGCGGTAGTTGAAGGTCGTCTGAACGGCAATATCGCCGATGCGCGCGCGTGGTCGGGCTTGTTGGTCGGCAGCATAGCTTGCTACGGCATCCTGCCGCGTCTCTTGGCTTGGGTAGTGTGTAAAATCCTTTTGAAAACAAGTGAAAACGGCTTGGATTTGGAAAAACCCTATTATCAGGCGGTTATCCGCCGCTGGCAGACGCAAATTGTCGATGCGGATACGTGCCGCGAAACCGTGTCCGCCGTTTCGCCGAAAATCGTCTTGAACGATGCGCCGAAATGGGCGGTCATGCTGGAAACCGAATGGCACGAAGGCACATGGTTTACGGGCAGATTGGCGCAGGAATGGCTGGATAAAGGCGTTGCCGCCAATCGGGAACAGGTTGCCGCACTGGAAGCGGAGTTGAAGCAGAAACCGGCGCAACTGCTTATCGGCGTGCGCGCTCAAACTGTGCCCGACCGCGGCGTGTTGCGGCAGATTGTCCGACTCTCGGAAGCGGCGCAGGGCGGCGCGGTGGTGCAGCTTTTGGCGGAACAGGGGCTTTCAGACGGCCTGTCGGAGACATTGGAACATTGGCGCAATGCGCTGTCAGGGTACGGCGCGGCGTGGCTGGAACCCGACAGGGCGGCGCAGGAAGGTCGTTTGAAAGACCAATAA
- a CDS encoding hemolysin III family protein produces MYTGERFNTYSHLSGLILAAAGLVLMLLKTIGQGDGYRIFSVSVYGISLLLLYLSSSLYHGIAAGKLKSILKKTDHCMIYVLIAGSYTPFALVSLRNGPGWTVFSLSWLLAAAGIAQELTIGRKSEKRLLSIAIYIVMGWMVLAVMKSLTASLPPAGLAWLAAGGMLYSVGIYWFVNDEKIRHGHGIWHLFVLGGSITQFVSVYGYVI; encoded by the coding sequence ATGTATACAGGCGAACGCTTCAATACTTACAGCCATTTGAGCGGTTTGATTCTGGCGGCGGCAGGTTTGGTGCTGATGCTGCTGAAAACCATAGGACAAGGCGACGGCTACCGTATCTTCAGCGTATCGGTTTACGGCATCAGCCTTCTTCTGCTCTATTTGAGTTCCTCGCTGTACCACGGAATTGCAGCCGGAAAACTGAAAAGCATTTTGAAAAAAACCGACCACTGCATGATTTATGTGCTGATTGCCGGAAGCTACACACCGTTTGCACTGGTTTCTTTGAGAAACGGGCCGGGCTGGACGGTATTTTCACTGTCCTGGCTGCTGGCGGCTGCAGGAATCGCACAAGAACTCACTATCGGACGGAAAAGCGAAAAACGTCTGCTGTCTATTGCGATTTATATCGTAATGGGCTGGATGGTCTTGGCGGTAATGAAATCCCTGACAGCCTCACTCCCGCCGGCAGGACTGGCTTGGCTGGCGGCAGGCGGTATGCTGTACAGCGTCGGCATTTACTGGTTTGTAAACGATGAAAAAATCCGACACGGGCATGGAATCTGGCATCTGTTCGTATTGGGCGGCAGCATCACCCAATTTGTCAGCGTGTACGGTTATGTAATCTGA
- a CDS encoding sodium:alanine symporter family protein yields the protein MENILSVLVGTVNRFLWDYLLIYALLGIGLFFTLYLGAPQILKFGAGFKSVFGGLFAKRDKDDKSLSQFQALAVAVSAQIGTGNVAGVATAITAGGPGAIFWMWLSAVLGMSTIFAEALLAQKYRVVSHGKYIGGPAFYITHGLTPKIGRGAARFLSGFFSIALIIALGFIGNATQANSIASAVTIAFDVPSLAVGIVLAVLAGMVVIGGVNRIANIAQFVVPFMAVVYILCAVVILFEFSDHIVPMFNHIFTAAFNPEAVLGGAAGIGMREAIRFGVARGLFSNEAGMGSTPHAHATADVKHPVQQGMAAFVGVFIDTILVCTATALIILLTDANLSGEQGAAVTQFAFNKAFPGFGSQLLAVCLTFFAFTTIIGWYYFGESNIRFLFRGRHLGIYRALVLLAIVLGTLGKVDLVWSLSDMFNGFMVIPNLIALFLLRKEIRAIYDDYLAQKKAGRDLSYQYEFHEFHDKG from the coding sequence ATGGAAAATATATTGTCTGTTCTGGTGGGTACAGTCAATCGGTTTCTTTGGGACTACCTGCTGATTTATGCCCTTTTGGGTATCGGCCTGTTTTTTACGCTGTATCTCGGTGCGCCACAGATTTTGAAGTTTGGCGCGGGGTTTAAATCCGTATTCGGCGGTTTGTTTGCCAAAAGGGATAAAGACGATAAGTCTTTATCGCAGTTTCAGGCACTTGCGGTTGCCGTATCAGCGCAAATCGGCACGGGCAATGTCGCTGGCGTGGCGACCGCCATTACCGCAGGCGGGCCAGGCGCGATTTTTTGGATGTGGCTTTCTGCCGTTTTGGGGATGTCCACGATTTTTGCGGAGGCACTGCTGGCGCAGAAATACCGCGTCGTCAGCCACGGCAAATACATCGGCGGGCCGGCGTTTTATATTACACACGGTCTGACTCCGAAAATCGGCAGGGGCGCGGCGCGTTTTTTGTCCGGTTTCTTTTCCATTGCGTTGATTATCGCATTGGGCTTTATCGGTAATGCGACACAGGCCAATTCCATTGCTTCTGCCGTTACCATTGCATTTGATGTGCCTTCTTTGGCAGTCGGTATTGTGCTTGCCGTCCTTGCGGGCATGGTTGTGATTGGCGGCGTGAACCGTATTGCCAATATTGCCCAGTTTGTCGTGCCGTTTATGGCGGTTGTTTATATTTTGTGCGCCGTCGTTATCCTGTTTGAATTTTCCGACCATATTGTGCCGATGTTCAACCACATCTTTACCGCCGCCTTCAATCCCGAAGCCGTTTTGGGCGGTGCTGCAGGTATCGGTATGCGTGAAGCGATACGTTTCGGCGTGGCGCGCGGTCTGTTTTCCAACGAAGCAGGTATGGGTTCTACCCCGCATGCACATGCAACCGCTGATGTGAAGCATCCTGTGCAGCAAGGTATGGCGGCATTTGTCGGTGTGTTTATCGATACGATTTTGGTATGTACGGCTACGGCATTGATTATCCTGCTGACTGATGCCAACCTTTCGGGAGAACAGGGCGCGGCGGTTACTCAATTTGCCTTTAACAAGGCATTTCCGGGCTTCGGTTCGCAATTGCTTGCCGTGTGTCTGACCTTCTTCGCCTTTACGACCATTATCGGCTGGTATTATTTCGGCGAGTCCAACATCCGTTTTCTTTTCAGGGGAAGACACTTGGGCATCTATCGCGCATTGGTTCTGCTTGCCATTGTTTTGGGTACGCTCGGCAAAGTCGATTTGGTTTGGAGTCTGTCGGATATGTTCAACGGTTTTATGGTTATCCCCAACCTGATTGCCCTGTTCTTGCTGCGTAAGGAAATCCGCGCCATTTATGATGATTATTTGGCACAGAAAAAAGCGGGTCGGGATTTGTCCTATCAGTATGAATTCCACGAGTTCCACGACAAGGGTTGA
- a CDS encoding YebC/PmpR family DNA-binding transcriptional regulator, with amino-acid sequence MAGHSKWANIQHKKARQDAKRGKIFTRLIKEITVAARMGGGDPGANPRLRLALEKAAENNMPKDNVQRAIDKGTGNLEGVEYIELRYEGYGIGGAALMVDCLTDNKTRTVADVRHTFTKNGGNLGTDGCVAFNFVHQGYLVFEPGVDEDALMEAALEAGAEDVVANDDGSIEVITAPNDWAGVKSALEAAGYKSVDGDVTMRAQNETELSGDDAVKMQKLIDALEDLDDVQDVYTSAVLNLD; translated from the coding sequence ATGGCAGGCCATAGCAAGTGGGCGAATATCCAGCATAAAAAAGCCCGTCAGGATGCCAAACGCGGCAAAATCTTTACCCGTTTAATCAAAGAAATCACCGTTGCGGCGCGTATGGGCGGCGGCGACCCCGGTGCCAACCCGCGCCTGCGCCTGGCTTTGGAAAAAGCAGCCGAAAACAATATGCCCAAAGACAATGTGCAACGCGCCATCGATAAAGGTACGGGCAACTTGGAAGGCGTGGAATACATCGAGTTGCGCTACGAAGGCTACGGCATCGGCGGCGCGGCTTTGATGGTGGACTGCCTGACCGACAACAAAACCCGCACCGTTGCGGACGTGCGCCACACGTTTACCAAAAACGGCGGTAACTTGGGTACCGACGGCTGCGTGGCGTTCAACTTCGTGCATCAGGGCTATTTGGTATTCGAACCCGGCGTTGACGAAGACGCGCTGATGGAAGCGGCTTTGGAAGCCGGTGCGGAAGACGTGGTTGCCAACGACGACGGTTCCATCGAAGTCATTACCGCGCCAAACGATTGGGCGGGCGTAAAATCCGCTTTGGAGGCAGCAGGTTACAAATCCGTTGACGGCGACGTTACGATGCGCGCCCAAAACGAAACCGAACTCTCCGGCGACGATGCCGTCAAAATGCAAAAACTGATTGACGCGCTGGAAGACTTGGACGACGTGCAAGACGTTTACACTTCCGCCGTATTGAATCTGGACTGA
- a CDS encoding disulfide bond formation protein B has product MTPLFRKAVWLLFAVSVCAFAGSLAAQYVLGMEPCVLCISQRLCVLATALCAAIVLMCRPRRRAGGLFGTVFISIPAVTGAAVAAYQLWLQSLPPGTAPSCGAPWTFRLKGWPLFDWFEPVVRGFGNCAEPDYLLGVALPVWSVAYFLAVVLTVWWAWARAK; this is encoded by the coding sequence ATGACCCCGTTATTTAGAAAAGCCGTTTGGCTGCTGTTTGCCGTTTCGGTCTGTGCATTTGCCGGTTCTTTGGCGGCACAGTATGTTTTGGGTATGGAGCCTTGCGTTTTGTGTATCAGCCAGCGGTTGTGCGTCTTGGCAACCGCATTATGTGCGGCAATTGTCCTGATGTGCAGACCAAGAAGAAGGGCAGGCGGTTTGTTCGGTACTGTCTTTATCAGCATTCCGGCCGTTACGGGTGCGGCTGTTGCGGCATATCAGTTGTGGCTGCAGTCGCTGCCGCCGGGTACGGCTCCTTCATGCGGTGCGCCGTGGACGTTTCGATTGAAGGGCTGGCCTTTGTTTGATTGGTTCGAGCCTGTTGTGCGCGGGTTCGGAAATTGTGCCGAACCGGATTATCTGTTAGGGGTTGCTTTGCCTGTTTGGAGCGTGGCGTATTTTCTGGCGGTTGTCCTGACGGTTTGGTGGGCGTGGGCAAGGGCTAAATAA